One genomic window of Oryctolagus cuniculus chromosome 11, mOryCun1.1, whole genome shotgun sequence includes the following:
- the PLXNB2 gene encoding plexin-B2, with the protein MALQLWALTLLGLAGMGSSLRPGRLDFFHSDTELNHLAVDQASGVVYVGAVNALYQLSADLQLEQKANTGPALDNKKCTPPIEASQCHEAVLTDNVNQLLLLDPPGRRLVECGSLFKGICALRALSNISTRLFYEDSSGEKSFVASNDEGVATVGLVSATGPGGERVLFVGKGNGPHDNGIIVSTRLLDRAEGREAFEAYTDHTTYKAGYLSTSTQQFVAAFEDGPYVFFVFNQQDKHPAHNRTLLARMCRQDPFYYSYLEVDLQCHDPSDPQAPAFGTCLAASVATPGAGRVLYAVFSRDGRGGHGGPGAGLCLFPLDEVHTKMEATRKACYAGTREAGRSDLFYKPFHGEIQCGNHGLDASKNFPCGSEHLPYPLGSRDGLTATAVLQRGGLNLTAVVVTAENNHTVAFLGTSDGQILKVYLAPDGTSTEYGSILVEINKRIKQDLVLSGDLASLYAMTQDKVFRLPVQECLSYSSCAQCRDSQDPYCGWCVIEGRCTRRAECPRAEETGHWLWSWDKSCVAITDAQPQNMSRRAQGEVQLTVSPLPDLSADDELLCLFGASPPHPARVEGDTVVCNSPSSIPSTRPGEDHVAVTIQLLFRHGNVSLTSHEYPFYDCREAMSLVEKLPCISCASNRWTCQWDLRYHECREASPNPEDGIVRAHMEDNCPQFLNPSPLVVPMNHETAVTFQGKNLDTVKGSSLYVGSDLLKFEEPVTMQEPGVFFFQTPKLSHDANETLPLHLYVKSYGKNIDSRLQVTLYNCSFGRSDCSLCLAADPAYRCVWCGGQGRCVYEALCSNATSECPPPVITKIQPETGPLGGGIRVTIHGSNLGIRADDVQRVTVAGQDCVFEPELYSVSTRIVCVIGAAEAPCTGGVEVDVSGKLGHSPPSVQFTYQQPQPLSVEPRQGPQAGGTTLTISGTHLDTGSEEDVRVTLSDVPCKVTKFGAQLQCVTGPQAALGEVPLEIFYGGSLVPSPGVSFTYRENPVLRAFEPLRSFVSGGRSINVTGHGFSLIQKFAMVVIAEPLQSWRQRREAGPLHPVTVTGTEYVFHNDTKVVFLSPAVPEEPEAYNLTVLIQMDGHRALLRTEAGAFEYVADPTFENFTGGVKKQVNKLIHARGTNLNKAMTLHEAEAFVGAERCVMKTLTETDLYCEPPEVQPPPKRRQKRDTAHNLPEFIVKFGSREWVLGRVEYDTRVSDVPLSLILPLVMVPMVAVIAVSVYCYWRKSQQAEREYEKIRSQLEGLEESVRDRCKKEFTDLMIEMEDQTNDVHEAGIPVLDYKTYTDRVFFLPSKDGDKDVMITGKLDIPEARRPAVEQALYQFSNLLNSKSFLINFIHTLENQREFSARAKVYFASLLTVALHGKLEYYTDIMRTLFLELMEQYVVAKNPKLMLRRSETVVERMLSNWMSICLYQYLKDSAGEPLYKLFKAIKHQVEKGPVDAVQKKAKYTLNDTGLLGDDVEYTPLTVSVIVQDEGVDAVPVKVLNCDTISQVKEKIIDQVYRTQPCSCWPKPDSVVLEWRPGSTAQILSDLDLTSQREGRWKRINTLMHYNVRDGATLILSKVGVSQQPEDSQQDLPGERHALLEEENRVWHLVRPAEEVDEGKSKRGSVKDKERTKAITEIYLTRLLSVKGTLQQFVDNFFQSVLAPRHAVPPAVKYFFDFLDEQAEKHDIKDEDTIHIWKTNSLPLRFWVNILKNPHFIFDVHVHEVVDASLSVIAQTFMDACTRTEHKLSRDSPSNKLLYAKEISTYKKMVEDYYKGIRQMVQVSDQDMNTHLAEISRAHTDSLNTLVALHQLYQYTHKYYDEIINALEEDPAAQKMQLAFRLQQIAAALENKVTDL; encoded by the exons ATGGCACTGCAGCTCTGGGCCCTGACCCTCCTGGGCCTGGCGGGCATGGGGTCAAGCCTGCGGCCTGGCAGACTGGACTTCTTCCACAGTGACACAGAGCTGAACCACCTGGCCGTGGACCAGGCTTCCGGCGTGGTGTACGTGGGGGCCGTGAACGCGCTCTACCAGCTGAGTGCCGACCTGCAGCTGGAGCAGAAGGCAAACACAGGCCCGGCCCTGGACAACAAGAAGTGCACGCCGCCCATCGAGGCGAGCCAGTGCCATGAGGCCGTGCTGACCGACAACGTGAACCAGCTGCTGCTGCTCGACCCTCCTGGCAGGCGCCTGGTGGAGTGTGGCAGCCTCTTCAAGGGCATCTGTGCCCTGCGGGCCCTCAGCAACATCTCCACGCGCCTCTTCTATGAAGACAGCAGCGGCGAGAAGTCCTTTGTGGCCAGCAATGACGAGGGCGTGGCCACCGTGGGGCTGGTTAGCGCCACGGGCCCCGGCGGGGAGCGCGTGCTGTTTGTGGGCAAAGGCAACGGGCCGCACGACAATGGCATCATCGTGAGCACCCGCCTGCTGGACCGGGCCGAGGGCAGGGAGGCCTTCGAGGCCTACACGGACCACACCACCTACAAGGCCGGCTACCTGTCCACCAGCACACAGCAGTTCGTGGCGGCCTTCGAGGACGGCCCCTACGTCTTCTTCGTCTTCAACCAGCAGGACAAGCACCCAGCCCACAACCGCACGCTGCTGGCACGCATGTGCAGACAGGACCCGTTCTACTACTCCTACCTGGAGGTGGACCTGCAGTGCCACGACCCCAGCGACCCCCAGGCCCCCGCCTTTGGCACCTGTCTGGCGGCCTCCGTGGCCACGCCGGGTGCTGGCAGGGTGCTGTACGCTGTCTTCAGTCGGGATGGCCGAGGTGGCCACGGAGGGCCCGGGGCaggcctctgcctcttcccactGGATGAGGTCCACACCAAGATGGAGGCCACCCGCAAGGCCTGCTACGCGGGCACACGGGAGGCGGGCCGCAGCGACCTGTTCTACAAGCCCTTCCATGGCGAGATCCAGTGCGGCAACCACGGGCTG GATGCCAGTAAGAACTTCCCATGTGGCTCGGAGCACCTGCCCTACCCACTGGGCAGCCGTGATGGACTcacggccacagctgtgctgcaGCGCGGGGGCCTGAACCTGACGGCCGTGGTGGTGACCGCTGAGAACAACCACACCGTTGCCTTCCTGGGGACCTCTGACGGCCAGATCCTCAAG GTGTACCTCGCCCCGGATGGCACCTCCACCGAGTATGGCTCCATCCTCGTGGAGATCAACAAGAGGATCAAGCAGGACCTGGTGCTGTCTGGGGATCTGGCCAGTCTGTACGCCATGACGCAGGACAAG GTGTTCCGGCTCCCGGTGCAGGAATGCCTGAGCTACTCTTCCTGCGCGCAGTGCCGCGACTCCCAAGACCCATACTGCGGCTGGTGTGTCATCGAGGGACG GTGCACCAGGAGGGCTGAGTGCCCACGGGCCGAGGAGACCGGCCACTGGCTGTGGAGCTGGGACAAGTCCTGTGTGGCCATCACCGACGCCCAGCCGCAGAATATGAGCCGGCGGGCCCAGGGGGAG GTGCAGCTGACTGTCAGCCCCCTCCCCGACTTGAGTGCAGACGACGAGCTGCTGTGCCTCTTCGGCGCGTCACCGCCACACCCTGCCCGCGTGGAAGGTGACACCGTCGTCTGCAACTCCCCGAGCAGCATCCCCAGCACGAGGCCCGGCGAGG ACCACGTGGCCGTGACCATCCAGCTGCTCTTCAGACATGGCAACGTCTCCCTCACCTCCCACGAGTACCCGTTCTACGACTGCCGGGAGGCCATGAGCTTGGTGGAGAAGCTGCC GTGCATCTCCTGTGCGAGCAACCGCTGGACCTGCCAATGGGACCTGCGCTACCACGAGTGCCGGGAGGCCTCGCCCAACCCCGAGGACGGCATCGTGCGCGCCCACATG GAGGACAACTGCCCACAGTTCCTGAACCCCAGTCCTCTGGTGGTCCCCATGAATCACGAGACGGCCGTGACCTTCCAGGGCAAGAACCTGGACACAGTGAAG GGCTCCTCCCTGTACGTGGGCAGCGACCTGTTGAAGTTTGAGGAGCCGGTGACCATGCAGGAGCCAGGGGTCTTCTTCTTTCAAACCCCGAAG CTGTCCCACGACGCCAATGAgaccctgcccctgcacctgtatgtcAAGTCCTACGGCAAGAACATCGACAGTCGCCTGCAAG TGACCCTGTACAACTGCTCCTTCGGCCGCAGCGACTGCAGCCTGTGCCTGGCCGCCGACCCTGCCTACAGGTGCGTGTGGTGcggtgggcagggcaggtgcgTGTACGAGGCCCTGTGCAGCAACGCCACTTCCGAGTGCCCACCGCCCGTCATCACCAAG ATCCAGCCTGAGACAGGCCCTCTGGGCGGCGGCATCCGGGTCACCATCCACGGGTCAAACCTGGGTATCAGAGCAGACGACGTGCAGAGGGTCACCGTGGCTGGCCAGGACTGTGTCTTTGAGCCAGAACTGTACTCCGTGTCCACCCG GATCGTGTGCGTGATTGGGGCCGCAGAGGCGCCCTGCACCGGGGGTGTCGAAGTAGACGTCAGCGGGAAGCTTGGCCATTCGCCTCCCAGCGTCCAGTTCACCTACCAG cagccccagcccctcagcgTCGAGCCCAGGCAGGGGCCGCAGGCAGGCGGCACCACGCTGACCATCAGTGGCACGCACCTGGACACAGGATCCGAAGAGGACGTGCGGGTGACCCTCAGTGACGTTCCTTGTAAAGT GACGAAGTTTGGGGCGCAGCTGCAGTGCGTCACCGGCCCCCAGGCGGCTCTGGGCGAGGTGCCCCTTGAGATCTTCTACGGGGGCTCCCTCGTGCCCAGCCCCGGCGTCTCCTTCACCTACCGGGAGAACCCAGTGCTGCGGGCATTTGAGCCACTGCGAAGCTTTGTCAG TGGCGGCCGGAGCATCAACGTCACGGGGCacggcttcagcctgatccagaaGTTTGCCATGGTGGTCATCGCCGAGCCCCTGCAGTCCTGGAGACAGCGGCGGGAGGCCGGACCCCTACACCCCGTGACG GTCACGGGCACGGAATACGTGTTCCACAACGACACCAAGGTGGTGTTCCTGTCCCCGGCCGTGCCCGAGGAGCCCGAGGCCTACAACCTCACGGTGCTGATTCAGATGGACGGGCACCGTGCCCTGCTCAGGACGGAGGCCGGTGCCTTCGAGTACGTGGCCGATCCCACCTTCGAGAACTTCACAGGTGGCGTTAAGAAGCAGGTCAACAAGCTCATCCACGCCCGG GGCACCAACCTGAACAAGGCCATGACGCTGCACGAGGCTGAGGCCTTTGTGGGCGCTGAGCGCTGCGTCATGAAGACGCTGACCGAGACGGACCTGTACTGTGAACCCCCGGAGGTGCAGCCCCCACCCAAGCGGCGGCAGAAGCGGGACACAGCGCACAACCTGCCTGAGTTCATT GTGAAGTTTGGCTCCCGCGAGTGGGTGCTGGGCCGTGTGGAGTACGACACGCGTGTGAGTGACGTGCCACTCAGCCTCATCCTGCCGCTGGTCATGGTGCCCATGGTGGCCGTCATTGCTGTGTCCGTCTACTGCTACTG GAGGAAGAGCCAGCAGGCCGAGCGCGAGTACGAAAAGATCCGGTCGCAGCTGGAGGGCCTGGAGGAGAGCGTGCGTGACCGCTGCAAGAAGGAGTTCACGG ACCTGATGATCGAGATGGAAGACCAGACCAACGACGTCCACGAGGCCGGCATCCCCGTGCTGGACTACAAGACCTACACCGACCGCGTCTTCTTCCTGCCCTCCAAGGACGGCGACAAGGACGTGATGATCACGGGCAAGCTGGACATCCCCGAGGCCCGGCGGCCCGCCGTGGAGCAGGCCCTCTACCAGTTCTCCAACCTGCTCAACAGCAAGTCCTTCCTCATCAAC TTCATCCACACCCTGGAGAACCAGCGGGAGTTCTCGGCCCGAGCCAAGGTGTACTTCGCGTCGCTGCTGACGGTGGCGCTGCACGGGAAGCTGGAGTACTACACCGACATCATGCGCACGCTCTTCCTGGAGCTCATGGAGCAGTACGTGGTGGCCAAGAACCCCAAGCTCATGCTGCGCAG GTCTGAGACGGTGGTGGAGAGGATGCTGTCCAACTGGATGTCCATTTGCTTGTACCAGTACCTTAAG GACAGTGCTGGCGAGCCCCTGTACAAGCTCTTCAAGGCCATCAAGCACCAGGTGGAGAAGGGCCCTGTGGACGCCGTGCAGAAGAAAGCCAAGTACACGCTGAATGACACCGGGCTGCTCGGGGACGACGTGGAGTACACGCCCCTG ACGGTGAGCGTGATTGTCCAGGACGAAGGCGTGGATGCCGTCCCCGTCAAGGTCCTCAACTGCGACACCATCTCCCAGGTGAAGGAGAAGATCATCGACCAGGTGTACCGCACGCAGCCCTGTTCCTGCTGGCCGAAGCCGGACAGCGTGGTGCTCG AGTGGCGTCCGGGGTCCACAGCCCAGATCCTGTCTGACCTGGACCTGACTTCGCAGCGGGAGGGCCGGTGGAAGCGCATCAACACGCTGATGCACTACAAT GTCCGGGACGGGGCCACCCTCATCCTGTCCAAGGTGGGGGTCTCCCAGCAGCCGGAGGACAGCCAGCAGGACCTCCCCGGGGAGC GCCATGCCctcctggaagaggagaaccgcGTGTGGCACCTGGTGCGGCCAGCGGAGGAGGTGGACGAGGGCAAGTCCAAGCGCGGCAGCGTGAAGGATAAGGAGCGCACCAAGGCCATCACCGAAATCTACCTGACGCGGCTGCTGTCGGTGAAG GGCACGCTGCAGCAGTTCGTGGACAACTTCTTCCAGAGCGTGCTGGCGCCCCGGCACGCGGTGCCCCCCGCCGTCAAGTACTTCTTTGACTTCCTGGACGAGCAGGCGGAGAAGCATGACATCAAGGACGAGGACACCATTCACATCTGGAAGACCAATAG CTTGCCACTCCGGTTTTGGGTGAACATCCTCAAGAACCCGCACTTCATCTTTGATGTGCACGTCCACGAGGTGGTGGACGCCTCGCTGTCGGTCATCGCGCAGACCTTCATGGACGCCTGCACGCGCACAGAGCACAAGCTCAGCCGC